TTTCCGGAAGCGTGCCACGTCCACCTATCTGGATGCTTGGAAGGAAACGTCGCATTTCCTTCTTGATGTGCAATATACTTCTCGGGGAGCGGGCAGCTCAGCCAGACCGACATCGAGCGGCGCTGTGGACTCCGCTGCTATTCTCAAGTCACTCCATTCCAAGGACAAAGACGCTATCAAGGACAAGTTTAAATCCTTCAATGCCAGTTTCGATGAGCTGGTGTCGCGGCATAAGTCGCTCTACATGGAGCGAGAAGTACGCTCGGTGTTGGCCCGCGAGGTACAGGCTGTACTGGAGCCGTTGTATGCGCGTTTCTGGGACCGGTACCATGAGGTCGACAAAGGCAGAGGCAAGTACGTCAAGTACGACAAGACATCTCTGTCTGCGCAATTGGCAGCTTTGGCTTAGATGCACTATATTTCGGCATTATTCCTACCTACTAGCCTATTTGATAGTCTTAATCCATAATTATTTGCATAAGCACTTGATTCCGATCATAATGCCAAGAACCGCATCACCTGACTGATCTGCTCCCGTCTGATAACGTGACTGATAAGCGGCCTCCAGACCCCTCCGCAAATcaaggaaaaaagagaaaaattCGTCGAGGACGCGCACATCTCTCTTTTCTACACCACTTTTCCCTTCAATTCGTTCCGCAATTGCCCTTCAGGCCCCTTCTCGACAGAATGGCTACCAGCAATGATTTCTACCAGACTCCTTTGAACTCGAGATATTCGAGTAAGTCTTTTCAATTTCATGTGAACTCCGTCTCCGTACTAACAGGGTGGGGTGATAGGCTCGGAGATGAAGTATCTCTTTTCTCCCAGAAACCGTTTCTCGACCTGGAGAAGCCTGTGGTTATGGCTTGCGCAGTCTCAGAAAGGTACCGCTTTTTCTCCTTGCTGGATTTGCCCTTCGTCCGGGTCCCAGGCTAAACAGTCGCAGAACTCGGTCTCCCCATCACCGACGAGGCAATTGAGCAGATGAAGGCTCACCTCACCATTCAGGATGAGGAGTTCGAAGTTGCCgctgaggaggagaagcgcCGGAGACACGATGTCATGGCCCACGTCCACGCCTACGGTCAAGTCgcccccgccgccgccggTATCATTCACTGGGGTGCTACTTCGTGCTACTGTACCGATAACGCCGACCTTATCTTCCTTCGTGATGGTCTCGACATCCTCATTCCCAAGCTCGCCGTTGTGGTTGACAAGTTGGCCGGATTCGCCAAGGAATACAAAGACTTGCCCTGCCTGGGTTTCACCCACGGACAACCCGCACAGCTCGTGACGGTTGGCAAGCGTGCATCGCTGTGGATTCAGGACTTGTTGATGGATCTGCGCAACTTGGAGCGGGCGCGTGATGACCTGCGCTTCCGTGGTGTCAAGGGTACCACTGGTACTCAGGCCTCTTTCCTCCAGATCTTCAACGGTGACCACGACAAGGTGGAACAATTGGACGAGCTTGTTACTGAGAAGGCCGGTTTCAACTCGGCCTTCATTATCTCCAGCCAGACATATTCGCGAAAGATCGATGTTGACGTCTCCAACGCCCTTGGCTCTTTCGGATCGACATGTGAGCGTATCGGTATTGACATCCGTCACCTTGCTATGCTTAAGGAGCTTGAGGAGCCTTTTGAGAAGGACCAGATTGGAAGCAGCGCTATGGTTAGTGAAAATCACGACTTGATCGTTAGACCAAGTATTGGTGCCAATGCTGACCTGCGCAGGCCTACAAGCGTAACCCTATGCGGTCCGAGCGTCTGTGCTCGCTCGGAAGACACCTCCAGAATCTCCCCAAGGACGCTCTCGATACCTATTCGGCACAGTGGTTTGAGCGTTCTTTGGATGACAGTGCTATTCGCCGTATCAGCATTCCTGAGCTCTACCTGTCCGCTGATGCCTGCCTCATCCTTCTGAACAACATCACTTCCGGTTTCGTTGTCTACCCCGAAGTCATCAGACGCCATGTGAACGATGAGCTTCCTTTCATGGCTACGTAAGCTATACGCCTTTCTTGATGTAAGCCGAATTTATCCTAATAATATTCTAGTGAGAACGTTATAATGGCCTGCGTGAAAAAGGGGTTGTCCCGCCAGGACGCCCACGAGGAGATCCGTACGTTCCCCAAAAGCGGAATATTACGATCCTGCACTGACAATTACAGGTGTCCTCTCCCACCAAGCCGCCGACAACGTCAAGAAGCACGGCAAGAACAACGACCTCTTGGAGCGCATCCGTCGCACCGAGTTC
This region of Aspergillus chevalieri M1 DNA, chromosome 4, nearly complete sequence genomic DNA includes:
- the ade13 gene encoding adenylosuccinase ADE13 (BUSCO:EOG09261VD2;~COG:F;~EggNog:ENOG410PIRI;~InterPro:IPR022761,IPR019468,IPR004769,IPR024083, IPR020557,IPR008948,IPR000362;~PFAM:PF10397,PF00206;~SMCOG1063:argininosuccinate lyase/adenylosuccinate lyase;~antiSMASH:Cluster_4.4;~go_function: GO:0003824 - catalytic activity [Evidence IEA];~go_function: GO:0004018 - N6-(1,2-dicarboxyethyl)AMP AMP-lyase (fumarate-forming) activity [Evidence IEA];~go_process: GO:0009152 - purine ribonucleotide biosynthetic process [Evidence IEA]), producing MATSNDFYQTPLNSRYSSSEMKYLFSPRNRFSTWRSLWLWLAQSQKELGLPITDEAIEQMKAHLTIQDEEFEVAAEEEKRRRHDVMAHVHAYGQVAPAAAGIIHWGATSCYCTDNADLIFLRDGLDILIPKLAVVVDKLAGFAKEYKDLPCLGFTHGQPAQLVTVGKRASLWIQDLLMDLRNLERARDDLRFRGVKGTTGTQASFLQIFNGDHDKVEQLDELVTEKAGFNSAFIISSQTYSRKIDVDVSNALGSFGSTCERIGIDIRHLAMLKELEEPFEKDQIGSSAMAYKRNPMRSERLCSLGRHLQNLPKDALDTYSAQWFERSLDDSAIRRISIPELYLSADACLILLNNITSGFVVYPEVIRRHVNDELPFMATENVIMACVKKGLSRQDAHEEIRVLSHQAADNVKKHGKNNDLLERIRRTEFFAPILGELDALLDPSTFTGRAPQQVEKFVSTEVKNALKPYEAALAKAETSALHV